The following is a genomic window from Prunus persica cultivar Lovell chromosome G7, Prunus_persica_NCBIv2, whole genome shotgun sequence.
tttttatgattattttgcctttaaaagtaaataatagaaacaaataaaaaacacttTTTTTATACAATTAAAAGCGCTTTATTTATGATTTGTATAATACGCATAATTAATTTACATATAATCTACCTAACCAAAAGGTAAAAATGAAGAACATATATCCATACATGACGAAAAATATGCATGAATGTTAAAATtaagtatattatattcatcACTTATATATACGTGTTAGAAGTGCATATAACCGATAtatacttaatttttcttctcttggacgagattatatatttgttaatttgttgtGTCTTGTTCAGTAATCTAGATGAGAAGGGGGAATCTGCCAAGCTCAAGGAAGATGGAGGACACAGAAGTATAAGTAGTGCTGCAGCAAAACGGCCAAAACTGGAGGAAGTTGTTATTAACGCATATCAGATTCATCATCAGCCAAAAATATTCCTTCCAAAGTGGGAGATCATATTTACAGTAGCATCTGCATTTGCTGTGTTCGTTGATCCTTTGAGCTGCTACGTTCCCGTCATCATCGACGATAGCACGTGCTACTATTGGGACCAAACCTTGATGTGGACATTTTTCGCCTTACGATCGGCCGGCGATCTATTTTATGGAATGGACATTTTAGTTTTCATAAAGCGACGTCGAGGCAATGTTAATGCCAAGCCATTTGGGGCCTCCTGGACAAAGCATTTTGGCGGTCATGATTCCACAATTTGGAAGGTGTTGAATGGCCAGAAATCACTTAGGTTCTTAGGCATTCTACCTCGCATTTGTGCTGCTTTTCCCATTCTACAGGTATATAAGTTCGTACCTAAGAAAACTAGCCTTTTTCCACGTAATTAAATATCTTATCttgaaattaatattaatattaaaaaaactacTCATGCCAGAGTTACGTTTAGACTTGGCAGCATACATAAACATTTATCTTTATATGTTAATAATTACTTAATATTGGTTACACAGTAATCAAATTTTAACTGTTGGCTTAATTGTGTCCAGGCAATCATATTGATTGGAAAATACACATACCTTGATAACAGTAATCTTTTTTATCTAATTCCAATCCAATATACTCTACGTGCTTATAACCTCTACCGATGGCTCGATCGGCATGCTAACTTAGAGACCGCAGTAAAAAGATTGCTTAAAGCTGCTCTGGACTTCCTTCCATTCATCCTTACTGCTCATGTAAGTTTCAATCTTGTCTGCCATATTCGATGAACTATTGATTATTGACTATCTGCTCGTTGGTCCTTCAGCTATTCGGAGCCTTGTGGTACTTTTTTGCTGTGGACCGAAAGATAGTTTGCTGGCAGGAGCATCTCTGTAAATTTGATGATATATGTGGTCGTGAAACGCTTGCTTATTTCTTCTATTGCAGTAGATTCACTCCAGAAAACAATATGATGTTCAATGTCTCGCGTTTACACGAATTATGCGCTGTACAACTTTCAGCAAATGTAACAAGTTTACCTTTCGATTATGGTATATATCTATACGCTCTCCAATCTAATATGACAAGCTCAAGAGATCTTCCAGTGAAGATGTTACAATGTATTTGGTGGGGCTTGCGAAATCTGAGGTTTGTATATTTATGAGGCTTTTTAACTTTTCATGATGAtcccttaaaaataaataagtcaTGTTTTGATCCTATAATTACAATTTACTAGGATGTCATAGTAGTAAACACGTTCTTATATttctgattttaaaaaaaaggttcttATATTCTAACACTaccaattaattatatatatagaatttcATGCAAAGTTTTAAACCCATCAACTCTTCCTTGTGTCGTCTAAGGAAATTTCTttgactctgaaaatttctttatcttagagcatttccaaCTGATATGTCAAATTTCTTTATCTTAGACatgaaatgacaaaaaatGAAGGATAGAGTTGCTCCAACCAAATAGTCAAATCCTACATAGATTTGAAGGCTGGAAGAGATATGTTAAAAATGACATAtccttggagatgctctagaTGAGTCAGTTTTGTTAAAAGATTATTAAACACTTATCAAATATAttgcttcttcattttctttttgcagtTCTTTTGGTTCAAACCTACAGACCAGTTTCTTTAAGGACGAAATCATCTTTTCGATTGTGATCTCTATAAGTGGCTTGGCACTATTTTTA
Proteins encoded in this region:
- the LOC109950415 gene encoding cyclic nucleotide-gated ion channel 1-like — its product is MIKPVQDVSIELSNLDEKGESAKLKEDGGHRSISSAAAKRPKLEEVVINAYQIHHQPKIFLPKWEIIFTVASAFAVFVDPLSCYVPVIIDDSTCYYWDQTLMWTFFALRSAGDLFYGMDILVFIKRRRGNVNAKPFGASWTKHFGGHDSTIWKVLNGQKSLRFLGILPRICAAFPILQAIILIGKYTYLDNSNLFYLIPIQYTLRAYNLYRWLDRHANLETAVKRLLKAALDFLPFILTAHLFGALWYFFAVDRKIVCWQEHLCDYGIYLYALQSNMTSSRDLPVKMLQCIWWGLRNLSSFGSNLQTSFFKDEIIFSIVISISGLALFLVYLNSRVQGSKKVSNQLKLQQKIETIYPDIIEQMRNMCRLGLASLKKVPLLESTDEKVLKAICEYLKPVTYGEDVYIIREGEPLRKMFFITRGTALTYTPIKGGTNVCKCLEKSDFHGEELLNWAFKLCSFSELPISTTNLMSQTKVEVFSIRANHLKSIVAQFWWYFRRELSRSQLEYFAASSIQVFWRRHRAKAKGPTEWDKLTLN